AGCGTGACCGTCCACGTCGACGACGCGGGACCGCGCTCCGCGGTCGGTCGGCCGTCGACCGACGACGGCGTGACCGTCGAACTGATCGGCCGCGAGGAGCCGTTCCGTGCGCTCCGCACCCACGAGTTCGGTCTCGGCTTCGACAGCGCCGACCTCGTCCTCGAGGAAGTCGTCACGCTTGGGGAAACGGGCGTCGAGTCCATCGCTGACGTGAACGCCCGGATCGACCCCCGCGAGACGGACGTGCGGGTCGTGAGCGGCCTCGGCGACACCGTCTATCACACCCTGCTGGCGACGCCGGAGATTCTGCCGCCGGGCGCCGACCTCGACCGGTCGTTCGTCGCCGACTACGAGGGACCGCTCTGTATCTCGCCGCGGTACGAACGCCTCGTCAGGGCCGTCCTCGGGACGCACGCTCTCGACGGCGTGACGTTCACGTACCCCGATCCCGCGATGGAGGAGGAGGCCGCCATCGCCGACGCGGGGCTGGGCGTCTACCTGACGATGACGGGGTCGACGGCGCGGAATCACGGCCTCGTCGTCGGTGACGACCTCTTCCCGAGCGAGACGGTGTTGATGGAGAACGCCGCGGAGGCGGGGCCGGCCGCCGAACGGTTGCAGGCGGCGCTGACGGGGGCGGATCTCGAGACGGCAATCGGTCCGTCGTAGAACCTACGCGGCGCCGCGGGCCGCGTCGGGATCGGTGCCGGCTTCGAGGAGTTCGGTGTAGCGGTTGCGGACGGTCACTTCGGAGACGTCGCTAACCGAGCAGACCTCCTTCTGGGTCACTTTATCGCCTTCGAGTATCGAGGCGGCGTAGAGCGCCGCCGCCGCGAGACCGACGGGACTCTTGCCGCTGTGGACGCCGCTCTCCATGCCCTCTTCGAGGAGGGCGCGGGCGCGGGTCGTCGTGTCGCCGTCGAGGTCGAGGTCGGAGGCGAACCGGGGGAGGTATTCGAGGGGATTGGCCGGTTCGATGGCGAGACCGAGTTCGCGGACGATGTAGCGGTAGGCCCGCGAGAACTCCTTGCGGTCGACGCGGCTGACGGGTTCGAACTCGTCGAGGCTCCGGGGCACCGACGCCTGCCGAGCGGCGGCGTACAGGGAGGCGGTCGCCATCGCCTCGATGGAGCGCCCGCGCAGGAGGTCGTCCTCCAGCGCCCGACGGTAGACGACGCTCGCCGTCTCGCGGACGGTTTCTGGGAGACCGAGCGCCGACGACATCCGGTCGATTTCGCCGAGAGCCTGCTTCAGGTTGCGCTCCTGAGCGCTCTTCGAGCGGAAGCGCTCGTCCCACGTGCGCAGGCGCTGGAGCTTCCGGCGCTTGCTCCCGTCGATGGTTCGACCCTTGGCGTCGCGGTCCTGCCAGTCGATGACCGAGGAGAGGCCATCGTCGTGGAGGAGTTTGGTCGTCGGCGCGCCGACGCGGCTCTTCTCCGCGCGCTCGCTGGAGTCGAAGGCGCGCCACTCGGGACCGTGATCGATCCCGTCTGCCTCGACGACGAGACCACACGCCTCACACACCGTCTCGCCGTGGGACTCGTCCACGACCAGCGACGCGTCACACTCCGGACAGACGCGCTCGTCCGTCTCGGTGGTTGTCGAACGCTGTTCCCCGCCGGTCTCTCGGAGGGTTTCGGGCTGCTGACTCATGATTGTTGGAGGCGGCGCGTGGCCGCAGTTCGCTTCACGATTACGCCTACGATTGGTAGTATCTTAATAGTTTCTACTGTGTTTTTACTCCAATAGAAACAACCTGCGTGCCGAGGTCCCACGGCGCACGCTTGGCGACCCGACTCTTTTTGGTGGTGTCATCCTTACCGGGGAGCGAACCGGGAGAGTCGTCGTGACGAACAACACAACAACGAACGCAGAGACGGACACGCTCGTCGAGGAGGTAGTCGGGACGCTCCGGACCTTCGAACTCACCGAGTACGAGGCGAAATGTTTCGTGGCCCTGACGCGCCTGCGCGAGGGCACGGCAAAGGAGGTGAGCGATGTCGCGGACGTTCCGCGCGCGCGAATCTACGACAGCATGGACGCGCTTCAGGACCGCGGGTTGGTGAGCGTCCAGGAGTCGAAGCCACGGCGGTTCCGGGCCGTCTCCCCCCGCGAAGCGGTCGACCTCCTCGAACGGGAGTGTCGGAGTCGGCTGGACCGTCTCGGCACCGCCCTGCCCCGACTCGGATCGCCGAACCGAACCACGGGCGCTGGCGAAGTGTGGACGATGGAGGGGGAGGCCGCCGTCGCCGAACGGCTCGCGACGCTCGTCGCCGACGCCGATTCGGAGGTGTTGCTCGCCATCGCCGTCGACGAACTCCTCAACGACGATCTGGTCGACGCGCTGGCCGACGCGGTCGACCGCGGCGTCGACGTCGTGATCGGGTCACCCGGCGCGCCGATCCGCGAGCGTCTGCACGAGGCGGTCCCCGACGCCGACGTGGTCGAGACGTGGACGTGGTGGGACGCTCACCCGATCGAGGCCGGCGCCGTCACGAGCGTCTGCATGGTCGACGGCGACGCCCTTCTCGTCAGCGCCGACGCCGAAACAGAACTTCCCGGCGTCCGCAAGCATCGCGCCATCTGGACCGACAGCGCCGAGGCGCCGGTCGTCGGCCTGATGCGTCCACTGCTCTCGACCGCGATCCACGGTTAGGGGAAGGAGCCGTCCTCGACCGCGGCGCGGTACGCCGCGACGGCGTCTTCCATCTCCGTTCGCACGTCGCCGAACTCCTCGGCGAACGGGGGGACCGACTCCGAGAGGCCGAGCACGTCCGTCAACACGAGCACCTGTCCGTCCGTCTCGGGACCGGCACCGATGCCGATGACCGGGATGTCGAGTTCCGCGGTCACCTCGGCGGCCAACTCGTCGGGGACGTGTTCGAGCACCAGCGAGAACGCGCCCGCGGCCTCGTGTTTTGCGGCGAGGTCTCGGATCTCCGCGGCGGCCTCCTCGGTCGTCCCCTGCCGCGCGTAGCCGCCGATCTGGTTGCGCCGCTGGGGCGTCAGGCCGAGATGTGCCATCACCGGGATGCCGAGGTCGACGAGCCGGTCGGTCAACTCGACCGTATGCGGCCCGGATTCGATCTTGACCGCGTTGGCGCCCGCCTCCTTGAGCAGCCGCCCCGCGTTCTCGATGCCCGTCTCCGCGCTCGTCCCGTAGCTCAGGAAGGGCATGTCGCCGACGACGAGGGCCTCGTCGGCCGCGCGCGCCACCGCGGCGGTGTGACTGACCACCTCGTCCATCGTCACCGGGAGCGTCGAGTCGTAGCCGAGCACCGCGTTGCCCATGCTGTCGCCGACGAGGATCACGTCGATCCCGGCCGCGTCGACGATGGCCGCCGTCGGCGCGTCGTACGCCGTCAGCATCGTCAGCGGCTCCTCCGGCGACGCCCGCTGAATCTCCTGTACCGTTGGCATGGTCCGTGGATCGGCCGCGGGGGAATTAACCCTACTCCCTCACACCCGGACGCGAGCCGTTCGGCCCGCCCGGGGGTGATTCCGTCTCCGGGATCGTCGTACTCGGCACGGCGACCTACTCGTCCCCCGACCGACCGACGCCGGCGCCCCGCTCCCAGCCCCGGATCAGCGCGGCGAGCGCCCGGTTGACCGGCGCCGCCCGGTCGGTCACCGCCGCCCGGTCGGCCACGTAGCCGTTGATAGCGTCGATTTCGGTCCGTCGTCCCCGCGACACGTCCTGAAACATCGACGACCGATTTCGCGCCGTCTCGCCGGCGACGGTCGCGGCCGCTTCCGCCGCCGTCTCGTCCGCTAGGGCGACACCGTCGGCGCGGGCGACCCCTGCCGTCTCGACCGCCGCCGACCGCGCGAGCCCTGCGAGTGGTTCCTCGGTCAGCGCGCCGTTCTCCACGCGTGCCAGCGCGGTGACGGGGTTGATCGCGGCGTTGACTGCCAGCTTCTCCCAGAGCCGCCGCCGGACGTCCCCGACGGCCTCGGCGTCGAGGTCGGCCGCGCGAAACGCCGCGGCGATTCGCTCGGCGGTCGCCGCGTCGTCGGCCGGGCGCCACGCCCCGAGCGTGATCGTCCCCCGCCCCCGCCACTCGACGTGTCCTGGATCGACCAGTCCCGCCCCGTAGGTCACCGTGCCGGCGAGGACGGGCGCGTCGACGGCGTCGGCGAGGACGTCCTCGTTGCCCATCCCGTTCTGGAGGGAGCAGACGACGCCGTAGTCGCCGGTCGCGAGTGCCCGCGCCGCCGTCCCGGTGTCGTAGGCTTTCACCGTCACGAGCGCGAGGTCGGCGCTCGCCCCCGTCGCGTCCGTCGTCGCCGCCGGGCGGGTGTCGAGCGTCTCGACGCCCGTGATCCGCAGGCCGTCGGCCCGAACCGCCGCGACGTGGGGATCACGCCCCACGAGCGTCACGTCGTGAGCGCGCGCGAGGAGGCCGCCGAGCAGGCTTCCGAGACTCCCGGCGCCGAAGACGAGAACCTCCATCACCGCTCCCCGAACGGCTGGCCGACGACCGGGCGTTCGCCGTGCTGTCCCTGGAGGGCATCCGCCCCCTCGGCCGGTGCGTTCTCGGCGGCGAATGCGTCGCGTGCCATGGGTGACCAGTCGCGCGTGGCGACTCGTCTCATCGTTCCGCCCAAGCTGTCAAATCGATGTTGGTCGACTCGCGCCATAAAGATATCAAATTAGATAATCTGGCCACTAAACTTATACGACGAGAGGAGATTCCTTCGGGTATGTCCGCGACCGGCGACGAGCACACGACGGCGACGACGACCCCTCACCAACTCGAAATCGACTGGGATCGACGCGAACCGATCAGCTTCGCAGTGCAGACGGCCCTCGGTCAGGTCGAGGACCGCTCGCCGGTGGAGTTGGACCCCCTCGCGGACTACGTTGATCCGGACGCGCTCGAAGCCTTCTTCAGCGGACCGTCGGACGAGGTGGCGACCCGTAGCCTCACTTTCGAGTACGAGTCACACACCGTCACCGTCGACGGAACCGGCCACGTCCGCATCAACTAGGGATATCTCACTGTCCAGCGATTCCCGCCGATCCGGCGAGAACCGCTGCTGACTTCAGATAATCCCTCCGAGCGCCGTCTCCCGTTCTCGTCCCGGTTTTCCGACAGCCACCAGTCGTTACGCCGCGTCGTCGCGAAGCAGTCGGGCGTCGAGGTAGGCGTCCACCTCGTCTCTGACAGCCACGATGTCCACGGCGTCGGCGGCCGTCGCCCGCCTGACGGTCCCGCCGCTGATCGTCGTCAGGAGGAACTCCGCGACGGCGTCGGCGTCGACGGGGCGGTAGACGCCCTCCTCGATGCCGCGTTCGACGATGTCGGCGAGGCTCCGCCGGAACCGACCGTCGTTGGCCGTGAAGTAGGCCTCGAACGTCTCGTTGTGGGGCGCCTGTCCCCGGAGTTCGACCATCACCTTCGTCAACTCGACGCGCTCGGTGTCCGGCTCCGGCGCGAGGACGTAGTCGAGCATCGTCCGCAGACAGTCGTGGGCGTTTCCACCCGCCGGCTTCGGCATCTGGGCCTCGAAGTGATCGAGCAGGAACTCCAGTAGCTCTACCAGCACCTCGTCTTTGCCGTCGTAGTGCTGGTAGATGAGGGACTTGCTCTTCGGAAACTCGTCGCCGATCCGCTGGATGGTGAGGTTCTCGTACCCGTGCTCGATGAGCGCCTCGTACGTCGCCCGCATGATCGCGGTGCGGGTCTCGCCGGTGTCGCTCCCGAAGGGGTCGTCGAAGGCCACGGTGACTGAACGTTCATTCACAACTTATTTAGTTCGTTCTGTCTACCGTTCATACATCCGCCAGGGCGTCGGCTGGTCCCCGTCGTTCGCACCGACACCCGGCGTTCACCACGCTCCATCCATGCCATCTACACACCGCTCGATGCTCCTCGTCGTCCTCGTCGTCCTCGCCACCGTCGCAGCGACCGGCGTCGTCGCCGGCCAGTCCTCCTCGGGAACCGTCATCGGCCGCCCCACCGTCGAGGTGTTCTCCTCGACGACGGAAGTCGAACCCGGCACCCGGACCGACCTCGACCTCGTCCTCTCGAACGACGGTCGGCTGAATCGCGGCGGTCCCGCCGAGTACGAGCAACGCGTCACCACCGCCCGCGGTGTCACCGTCGACGTCGACGCCGGCGACACGCCGTTCGAGGTCAACACCGGCCCCGTCGCCGTCGGCGAAGCGCCCCGCGGGACGACCGCCGTCGATCCCATCTCGATCACCGTTCCGGAGGACATCGACCCCGGCCGCTACCGGATTCCGGTCACCGTCTCGTACAGCTACACCGTCAGCGTCGAGTACAGCGCCGTCGGCTCCCCCGAGTACAACGACCTCACGAGCGAGGAGACACGTTACGTCACCCTCCGGGTCCGCGATCAGCCGCAGTTCGACGTGATCGAGTCGACGTCGACGACACAGATCGGCGACACCGGCACCGTCACCGTGACGCTCGAAAACGACGGAACGCGGACGGCCCGCGACGCCAGCGTCGTCCTCTCCTCGTCGACCGACGAACTCACGTTCGGGAGTGGCTCGTCGAGTTCGACTGGCTACGTCGGCGCCTGGGAACCGGGCACGAACGCGACGGTGGCGTACACCGTCACCTTCGACGACGACGCGGCGCTTCGCAACTACAGCCTCTCGGCGACCGTCGAGTACCAGGACACCGACGGCATCGCGCGCACGTCCGAACCGCTCGCGGTCGGTATCCGGCCCGACCGCGAACAGGCCTTCGCGATCCGTGACACCGAGGCGACCCTCCGGGTCGGCGAGGACGGCCGCTTCGCCGGCACCGTCGTCAACCGCGGGCCGGACACCGCTCGCCAGCCGGTCGTCGTCTTCCGATCCTCGAACCCGAACGTCAACGTCGAATCCACCGAGTACGCCCTCGAAACCCTCGAACCGGACGAGGCGGGGGAGTTCGCCTTCGACGTGACGATCAGCGACGCCGCGAGCGCCACCACCCAGCAGTTCAACGTCTCCGTCCGCTACCGCAACGCGCGCGACGAGGTTCGACAGAGTGACCCGCTCAACGAGCGAGTGGCCATCCAGCCCCAGCGCGACCGGTTCAGCGTCGAGGCGGTCAACCGAACCGTCGTCGCCGGCGGGACGACGACGCTCGAACTCCGCGTGACCAACGAGGGCGACGAGCCGCTCCGCGACGTCGAGGCCAAAGCCTTCGTCCAGTCGCCGCTCAGTAGCGACGACGACGAGGGACTCGTCTCCGCGCTCGCCCCCGGCGAGTCCGCGACGTTCGTCGTCGGCCTGAGCGCGGGCGGCTCGGCGCTGGAGAAGACCTACCCCGTCTCCATCGACTTCCAGTACGAACTCCCCGACGGCGACACGGAAGTGTCGAAGACGTACCGCGTCCCCGTTTCGGTCGAGCACCGTGAGGGCGGCGGCCTCCCCTTCCTCCCGATCACCGTCGGCGCCCTCGCGGTGACGGGGGTCGGACTGGTGGTCTGGTACCGACGGAACGGCGCCGACGGGAACGACTGATCGACCCGTGCCGGTGCCTTCCTTCGACGCCCAGCGCGTCGTCGACACGCTCGACGCGTGGATCGTCGACCGCCCCGCGCGGGTGGTGCTCGCCTTCCTCGTCGTGTCGGGGCTGTTCGTCGTCGGCCTCGGCGGCGGTGGGACCGACTCCGGAACCGACCAGTTCACGGAGGACGTGCCCGCGGAGCAAGCGCTTCAGGAAGTCAACGACAACTTCGAGCGGATCACGTTCGGCGCCGACAGCGGATCGACGCAGCTGATCCAGGAGGGGACGAACGTGCTCGCCAAGCCCGCCCTGTTGCGGATGCTGGAGGCACAGGAACGACTCGCCGGTGATCCGGACCTCCAGGTGTCGAGCACGTCGAGTGTCGCCCGGGCGGTCGCACGAACCCTCGATCCGTCGGCGGACTCCATCGACGACGAGATTCGCGCCGTCGAACGCTCCTCCCCGAGCGAAATCGACCGCGCGGTCCGGACCACCGTCGAGCGGAACCCCGGACTCCGTGCCCTCCTCAGTGAGGATTACAATGCCCGGTCCGCGTCGGCGTCGGCCACCATCGGGACGGTCACGCACCGCCTTCCCGGCGGCGGGAGCGACGGCCCGGGCACCAGCGGCGAGAGCCCGCTCACGGCCATCCAACTGCAGGCCGAGTACGTCGTCGACGCCGTCGGCGGCGACATCACCGTCTTCGGGAGCGGCATCACGAGCGAGGAACTCGGCAACGTGATCAACGACTCGCTCGGCCTGGTGATCCCGGCCGCCGTCGCGCTCATCCTGCTCTTTCTGATCGTCGCGTACCGCGACCCCCTCGACCTGTTGCTCGGCCTCGTCGCCCTCGCGATGACGATGCTCTGGACGTTCGGCTTCATGGGGTTGGCGGGCATCGCCTTCTCCCAACTGCTCGTCGCCATCCCGCCGCTCCTGCTGGCCGTGGGTATCGACTTCGGCATCCACGCGATCAACCGCTACCGCGAGGAGCACGTCGACGGCGTGAGCGTCGGCAACGCGATGCGTGTCACCACCGATCAACTGCTGATCGCCTTCTTCATCGTCACCGGAACGACGGTGCTCGGGTTCGCGGCCAACCTGAGCAGCGGCCTGAGTTCCATCCGCGAACTCGGCGTCGTCGCCGCGGTGGGCATCGTCTTCACCGCCCTCGTCTTCGGCATCTTTCTCCCCGCGACGAAGGTGCTCGCCGATCGCTGGCGCGAGCGCCTCGGCGCCCCCGAGTTCGGCTCGGCGGCGCTCGGATCGGAGCGCTCGCTGCTCGGTCGGATTCTGCCCGTCGGCGTCTACGTCGCCCGCGTCGCGCCAAAGGCGTTCCTCGTCGTCGTCCTCGTCTCCACGGCCCTCTTGGGCCAGTACGGCGCCGGCGTCGACAGCCGCTTCACGCAGGAGGACTTCCTGCCGCCCGAGGAGCCGCCGGCCTACCTCGAGTACGTCCCCGAACCGTTCCGTCCCGGGGACTACACCGTCACGCAGACGACGAACTTCCTCGAGCGGAACTTCCAGACGGGTGAGGAGGATACGACCACGGTGTACGTCGAGGGGCCTCTCCACCGGGACGACGCCCTCGAATCCATGTGGCGAGCGGGTGCGGACCCGCCACCGAGTTTCGTCGACGACGACGGCCACGCCCGCGAGACGAGTATCGTCACCGTCATTCGGTCGTACGCGGCCCAGGATCCGGAGTTCGCGGCGCTGGTCGCGCGTAACGACCGGAACGACAACGGCATCCCCGACGACGACCTTCGGACGGTCTACGCCGCTCTCCTCGACTCTCCGGCTCGGGACCGGGCGCTCGACTACATCACCGACGACTACACGAGCGCTCGGATCGAATACGCCGTCGAGGCGGACGCGTCCCAAGAGGCCGTCACCGACGACACCCGCGCCGTGGCCGACCGGATGCGCTTCGAGGCGACGGCGACCGGCGGCGTCATCGTGCTGAAAGCCGTCTCGGACGTGATCGGCGCGTCGGCGTTCCGGAGCCTCGTCATCGCGCTCGTCGCCGCCGCGGGCTTTCTCGTCTTCGTCTACGGCGTACTGGAGGGACGGCCGTCGCTCGGACTCGTCAACGTCCTGCCCATCGCGCTCACCGTCGCGGCGCTGGCGTCGACGATGCGCTTTCTCGACATCCCCTTCAACGTCCTGACGGGCACCAGCCTCTCCATCGCCATCGGTCTCGGTATCGACTACTCCGCACACCTCCTCCACCGGTTCGTCGAGGAGTACGACGGGGCGACGGACGTAGACGCCGCCTTGCTCGCGACGGTCCGTGGGACGGGCGGGGCGCTCACCGGGAGCATGCTGACCACCGTCTCCGGCCTCGGCGTGCTCTGGTTGGCCATCTCGCCCATCCTCGGCCAGTTCGGGCTCCTCATCGCGTTGAGCGTGCTCTACTCCTATCTCGCCTCGATTCTGGTCCTCCCGACGACGCTCGTCCTCTGGGATCGCTACGTCGCCTCGGGGGCCGGCCGGTCGCTTCAGTCCGCGGACGCCGAGGCGGCGCCGCTCGACTGATCGAGTATCACACCTGAGAACCCGGCGGCCGGGTTTATTATGGGGTGGCTCGAATCCCGGCGCAATGACCGATCCGACCACGCAGTCGGACGCCGACGTGCCGAATCTCGACGAAGAGATGATCGCAGCCGTCGAGGGCATCGACACGTCCGACGTCGCGGCGCCCGTCTCGACCGCCATCGACGACGCGGACGACGACGGCGACGCGCCCCTCGACGCCGACGGGGCGTCGTCGACCGACGCGGACGACGAGGCGCCCGAGGACGACGACGAGACCATCTCGGTCCTGGAGTTCGTCCTCGGCGACGAGCGCTACTGTCTGGACATCACCTACATCGAACAGATCGTCGAACGGGGGACGGTCACGCGGATCCCCAACGCTCCCGACTTCGTCGAGGGCGTCATCGACCTCCGCGGCGACATCACGACGGTCATCGACCCGATGGAGACGCTGGCGGCCGAGAGCGACG
This window of the Haloplanus rubicundus genome carries:
- a CDS encoding transcription initiation factor IIB produces the protein MSQQPETLRETGGEQRSTTTETDERVCPECDASLVVDESHGETVCEACGLVVEADGIDHGPEWRAFDSSERAEKSRVGAPTTKLLHDDGLSSVIDWQDRDAKGRTIDGSKRRKLQRLRTWDERFRSKSAQERNLKQALGEIDRMSSALGLPETVRETASVVYRRALEDDLLRGRSIEAMATASLYAAARQASVPRSLDEFEPVSRVDRKEFSRAYRYIVRELGLAIEPANPLEYLPRFASDLDLDGDTTTRARALLEEGMESGVHSGKSPVGLAAAALYAASILEGDKVTQKEVCSVSDVSEVTVRNRYTELLEAGTDPDAARGAA
- a CDS encoding TrmB family transcriptional regulator, which translates into the protein MTNNTTTNAETDTLVEEVVGTLRTFELTEYEAKCFVALTRLREGTAKEVSDVADVPRARIYDSMDALQDRGLVSVQESKPRRFRAVSPREAVDLLERECRSRLDRLGTALPRLGSPNRTTGAGEVWTMEGEAAVAERLATLVADADSEVLLAIAVDELLNDDLVDALADAVDRGVDVVIGSPGAPIRERLHEAVPDADVVETWTWWDAHPIEAGAVTSVCMVDGDALLVSADAETELPGVRKHRAIWTDSAEAPVVGLMRPLLSTAIHG
- the panB gene encoding 3-methyl-2-oxobutanoate hydroxymethyltransferase codes for the protein MPTVQEIQRASPEEPLTMLTAYDAPTAAIVDAAGIDVILVGDSMGNAVLGYDSTLPVTMDEVVSHTAAVARAADEALVVGDMPFLSYGTSAETGIENAGRLLKEAGANAVKIESGPHTVELTDRLVDLGIPVMAHLGLTPQRRNQIGGYARQGTTEEAAAEIRDLAAKHEAAGAFSLVLEHVPDELAAEVTAELDIPVIGIGAGPETDGQVLVLTDVLGLSESVPPFAEEFGDVRTEMEDAVAAYRAAVEDGSFP
- a CDS encoding ketopantoate reductase family protein — encoded protein: MEVLVFGAGSLGSLLGGLLARAHDVTLVGRDPHVAAVRADGLRITGVETLDTRPAATTDATGASADLALVTVKAYDTGTAARALATGDYGVVCSLQNGMGNEDVLADAVDAPVLAGTVTYGAGLVDPGHVEWRGRGTITLGAWRPADDAATAERIAAAFRAADLDAEAVGDVRRRLWEKLAVNAAINPVTALARVENGALTEEPLAGLARSAAVETAGVARADGVALADETAAEAAATVAGETARNRSSMFQDVSRGRRTEIDAINGYVADRAAVTDRAAPVNRALAALIRGWERGAGVGRSGDE
- a CDS encoding HalOD1 output domain-containing protein, yielding MSATGDEHTTATTTPHQLEIDWDRREPISFAVQTALGQVEDRSPVELDPLADYVDPDALEAFFSGPSDEVATRSLTFEYESHTVTVDGTGHVRIN
- a CDS encoding TetR/AcrR family transcriptional regulator; amino-acid sequence: MAFDDPFGSDTGETRTAIMRATYEALIEHGYENLTIQRIGDEFPKSKSLIYQHYDGKDEVLVELLEFLLDHFEAQMPKPAGGNAHDCLRTMLDYVLAPEPDTERVELTKVMVELRGQAPHNETFEAYFTANDGRFRRSLADIVERGIEEGVYRPVDADAVAEFLLTTISGGTVRRATAADAVDIVAVRDEVDAYLDARLLRDDAA
- a CDS encoding COG1361 S-layer family protein, coding for MPSTHRSMLLVVLVVLATVAATGVVAGQSSSGTVIGRPTVEVFSSTTEVEPGTRTDLDLVLSNDGRLNRGGPAEYEQRVTTARGVTVDVDAGDTPFEVNTGPVAVGEAPRGTTAVDPISITVPEDIDPGRYRIPVTVSYSYTVSVEYSAVGSPEYNDLTSEETRYVTLRVRDQPQFDVIESTSTTQIGDTGTVTVTLENDGTRTARDASVVLSSSTDELTFGSGSSSSTGYVGAWEPGTNATVAYTVTFDDDAALRNYSLSATVEYQDTDGIARTSEPLAVGIRPDREQAFAIRDTEATLRVGEDGRFAGTVVNRGPDTARQPVVVFRSSNPNVNVESTEYALETLEPDEAGEFAFDVTISDAASATTQQFNVSVRYRNARDEVRQSDPLNERVAIQPQRDRFSVEAVNRTVVAGGTTTLELRVTNEGDEPLRDVEAKAFVQSPLSSDDDEGLVSALAPGESATFVVGLSAGGSALEKTYPVSIDFQYELPDGDTEVSKTYRVPVSVEHREGGGLPFLPITVGALAVTGVGLVVWYRRNGADGND
- a CDS encoding efflux RND transporter permease subunit — protein: MPSFDAQRVVDTLDAWIVDRPARVVLAFLVVSGLFVVGLGGGGTDSGTDQFTEDVPAEQALQEVNDNFERITFGADSGSTQLIQEGTNVLAKPALLRMLEAQERLAGDPDLQVSSTSSVARAVARTLDPSADSIDDEIRAVERSSPSEIDRAVRTTVERNPGLRALLSEDYNARSASASATIGTVTHRLPGGGSDGPGTSGESPLTAIQLQAEYVVDAVGGDITVFGSGITSEELGNVINDSLGLVIPAAVALILLFLIVAYRDPLDLLLGLVALAMTMLWTFGFMGLAGIAFSQLLVAIPPLLLAVGIDFGIHAINRYREEHVDGVSVGNAMRVTTDQLLIAFFIVTGTTVLGFAANLSSGLSSIRELGVVAAVGIVFTALVFGIFLPATKVLADRWRERLGAPEFGSAALGSERSLLGRILPVGVYVARVAPKAFLVVVLVSTALLGQYGAGVDSRFTQEDFLPPEEPPAYLEYVPEPFRPGDYTVTQTTNFLERNFQTGEEDTTTVYVEGPLHRDDALESMWRAGADPPPSFVDDDGHARETSIVTVIRSYAAQDPEFAALVARNDRNDNGIPDDDLRTVYAALLDSPARDRALDYITDDYTSARIEYAVEADASQEAVTDDTRAVADRMRFEATATGGVIVLKAVSDVIGASAFRSLVIALVAAAGFLVFVYGVLEGRPSLGLVNVLPIALTVAALASTMRFLDIPFNVLTGTSLSIAIGLGIDYSAHLLHRFVEEYDGATDVDAALLATVRGTGGALTGSMLTTVSGLGVLWLAISPILGQFGLLIALSVLYSYLASILVLPTTLVLWDRYVASGAGRSLQSADAEAAPLD
- a CDS encoding chemotaxis protein CheW, encoding MTDPTTQSDADVPNLDEEMIAAVEGIDTSDVAAPVSTAIDDADDDGDAPLDADGASSTDADDEAPEDDDETISVLEFVLGDERYCLDITYIEQIVERGTVTRIPNAPDFVEGVIDLRGDITTVIDPMETLAAESDDAGELIVVFDSARMDDEWSVGWAVDGVRRVSTVSLSAVKESPVDEPWINGVVKREDDGEFVIWTEPGKLMRADGDDAA